The Corynebacterium jeddahense genome has a window encoding:
- the argF gene encoding ornithine carbamoyltransferase: MVRHFLADDDLTPAEQAEVLALAAELKRAPFSRRPLEGPRSVAVLFDKTSTRTRFSFDAGIAQLGGHAVVTETGNAQMGEKESYQDTGAVLSRYVEAIVWRTYAQSNLLAMAETATVPIVNALSDDLHPCQILADLQTMVEEFCPEEGPAGLKGVKAVYLGDGDNNMANSYLIGFATAGVDITVIAPASFQPRAEFVERARRRAAETGARVEVTDDVAAAAGANVVITDTWVSMGMEGDGKDRRTPFLPYQVNADLMAAAAEDAIFLHCLPAYRGNEVAADVIDGPQSRVFDEAENRLHAQKALLAWLLEHQA; encoded by the coding sequence ATGGTTCGACATTTCCTCGCCGACGACGACCTCACCCCGGCGGAGCAGGCGGAGGTGCTCGCGCTCGCCGCGGAGCTCAAGCGCGCGCCGTTCTCGCGCCGCCCGCTCGAGGGGCCGCGGTCGGTCGCCGTGCTCTTCGATAAGACCTCAACGCGCACCCGCTTCTCCTTCGACGCCGGCATCGCGCAACTCGGCGGGCACGCCGTCGTCACCGAGACCGGCAACGCGCAGATGGGCGAGAAGGAGAGCTACCAGGACACCGGGGCGGTGCTCTCGCGCTACGTCGAGGCGATCGTCTGGCGCACCTACGCCCAATCCAACCTGCTCGCGATGGCGGAGACCGCGACCGTGCCCATCGTCAACGCCCTGTCCGACGACCTGCACCCGTGCCAGATCCTCGCGGACCTGCAGACGATGGTCGAGGAGTTCTGCCCCGAGGAGGGGCCGGCGGGGCTGAAGGGCGTGAAGGCCGTGTACCTCGGCGACGGCGACAACAACATGGCCAACTCGTACCTCATCGGGTTCGCCACCGCCGGGGTGGATATCACCGTCATCGCCCCGGCTAGCTTCCAGCCGCGCGCGGAGTTCGTGGAGCGGGCGCGTCGACGCGCCGCCGAGACGGGGGCGCGGGTCGAGGTCACTGACGACGTCGCGGCTGCCGCCGGGGCGAACGTCGTGATCACGGACACCTGGGTGTCCATGGGGATGGAGGGCGACGGCAAGGACCGCCGCACGCCGTTCCTGCCGTACCAGGTGAATGCGGACCTGATGGCCGCCGCGGCGGAGGACGCCATATTCTTACACTGTCTCCCCGCATACCGCGGGAACGAAGTCGCCGCGGACGTTATCGACGGCCCGCAGTCGCGCGTCTTCGACGAGGCAGAAAACCGCCTGCACGCCCAGAAAGCGTTGCTGGCCTGGCTTCTGGAGCATCAAGCATGA
- a CDS encoding arginine repressor, with the protein MTQPVSRTARQARILELLDQTRVSSQVQLSELLLDEGIDITQATLSRDLDELGAKKVRPRGGGRAYYTVGGEAEALDVAHSGPREKLRRMIEELVVSVDHSGNIAVLRTPPGAAQYLASYIDRVGLEQVVGSIAGDDTIFVLARDPLTGEDLAREIFGMHD; encoded by the coding sequence ATGACCCAACCCGTGTCCCGCACCGCGCGGCAGGCGAGAATCCTCGAGCTGCTCGACCAGACTCGCGTGTCCTCCCAGGTGCAGCTGTCCGAGCTGCTGCTGGACGAGGGGATCGACATCACGCAGGCGACCCTGTCGCGCGACCTCGACGAGCTCGGCGCGAAGAAGGTCCGGCCGCGCGGCGGCGGGCGTGCGTACTACACCGTCGGCGGCGAGGCCGAGGCGCTCGACGTCGCGCACTCCGGCCCGCGGGAGAAGCTGCGGCGGATGATCGAGGAACTCGTCGTCTCGGTCGACCACTCCGGCAATATCGCGGTGCTGCGTACCCCGCCGGGCGCGGCGCAATACCTCGCGAGCTACATCGACCGCGTCGGCCTCGAGCAGGTCGTCGGCTCCATCGCGGGTGACGATACGATTTTCGTGCTCGCGCGCGATCCGCTCACGGGAGAAGACCTCGCCCGCGAGATCTTCGGGATGCACGATTAA
- a CDS encoding argininosuccinate synthase: MTNRVVLAYSGGLDTSVAIPYLAEMTGGEVVAVSLDLGQGGEDMESVRQRALDCGAVEAVVVDAKDEFADEYCLPTIKANGMYQGQYPLLSAISRPLIVKHLVEAGHQFGGTHVAHGCTGKGNDQVRFEVGFLNQDPNLEIIAPARDYAWTRDKAIEYAEGKDLPIEQSAASPFSIDQNVWGRAVETGFLEDLWNPPTKDLYAYTEDPALGNAPDEVIISFEAGKPVAIDGRKVTVLEAIEEMNRRAGAQGIGRLDMVEDRLVGIKSREVYEAPGAIALITAHKALEDVTVERELARYKRLVDARWSEEVYDGLWFGPLKRSLDAFIESTQEHVTGDIRMVLHAGTATVNGRRSNHSLYDFNLATYDTGDTFDQTLAKGFVRLHGLSSQIANKRDREAGK; this comes from the coding sequence ATGACTAACCGCGTTGTGCTCGCCTACTCGGGCGGCCTGGACACCTCTGTCGCCATCCCGTACCTCGCCGAGATGACGGGCGGCGAGGTCGTCGCCGTCTCCCTCGACCTCGGCCAGGGCGGCGAGGACATGGAGTCCGTGCGCCAGCGCGCGCTCGACTGCGGCGCGGTCGAGGCTGTGGTGGTCGACGCGAAGGACGAGTTCGCCGACGAATACTGCCTGCCCACGATCAAGGCCAACGGCATGTACCAGGGCCAGTACCCGCTCCTCTCCGCGATCTCGCGCCCGCTCATCGTCAAGCACCTCGTCGAGGCCGGCCACCAGTTCGGCGGCACCCACGTCGCCCACGGCTGCACCGGCAAGGGCAACGACCAGGTCCGCTTCGAGGTCGGCTTCCTCAACCAGGACCCGAACCTTGAGATCATCGCCCCGGCCCGCGACTACGCGTGGACCCGCGACAAGGCCATCGAGTACGCCGAGGGCAAGGACCTGCCCATCGAGCAGTCCGCCGCCTCGCCGTTCTCCATCGACCAGAACGTGTGGGGACGCGCGGTGGAGACCGGCTTCCTCGAGGACCTGTGGAACCCGCCGACAAAGGACCTCTACGCCTACACCGAGGACCCGGCGCTGGGCAACGCCCCGGACGAGGTCATCATCTCCTTCGAGGCCGGCAAGCCCGTCGCCATCGACGGTCGCAAGGTCACCGTCCTCGAGGCCATCGAGGAGATGAACCGTCGCGCCGGCGCCCAGGGCATCGGGCGCCTCGACATGGTGGAGGACCGCCTCGTGGGCATCAAGTCCCGCGAGGTCTACGAGGCCCCGGGCGCGATCGCGCTCATCACCGCCCACAAGGCCCTCGAGGACGTCACGGTCGAGCGCGAGCTCGCCCGCTACAAGCGCCTCGTCGACGCCCGCTGGTCCGAGGAGGTTTACGACGGCCTGTGGTTCGGCCCGCTCAAGCGCTCCCTCGACGCGTTCATCGAGTCCACCCAGGAGCACGTCACCGGCGACATCCGCATGGTGCTGCACGCCGGTACAGCGACAGTGAACGGCCGCCGCTCCAACCACTCGCTCTACGACTTCAACCTGGCCACCTACGACACGGGCGACACCTTCGACCAGACCCTGGCGAAAGGCTTCGTGCGCCTGCACGGCCTGTCCTCCCAGATTGCGAACAAGCGCGACCGCGAGGCCGGCAAGTAA
- the argH gene encoding argininosuccinate lyase gives MEQHKTNEGALWGGRFSGGPSEAMFALSVSTHFDWVLAPYDVLASKAHAKVLNRAGLLDDDDLAVMLAGLDQLGRDVADGSFGPLPSDEDVHGAMERGLIDRVGPEVGGRLRAGRSRNDQVAAMFRMWLRDALRGVAQDVCDLVDAIVAQAEAHPDAIMPGKTHFQAAQPILLAHSLLAHAQPLLRDLERIRDCDKRLAVSPYGSGALAGSSLHLDPEAIAAELGFDSATDNSLDGTASRDFAAEAAYVLTQIAIDVSRFAEEIIAWSTPEFGYVTLDDAWSTGSSIMPQKKNPDVPELARGKAGRLIGNLAGLLATLKAMPLAYNRDLQEDKEPVIDSVTQLSILLPAFTGLVSTLEFHEDRMRELAPAGFTLATDLAEWMVRQGVPFREAHEASGACVRIAEARGVDLVDLTDEELASVDTRLRPEVREVLTVDGAVASRDTRGGTAKPRVEEQRERVREANAEARAWAETPVRSK, from the coding sequence ATGGAGCAGCACAAGACCAACGAGGGTGCCCTGTGGGGCGGGCGCTTTTCCGGCGGACCGTCGGAGGCGATGTTCGCCCTGTCCGTGTCCACCCACTTCGACTGGGTGCTCGCCCCGTACGACGTCCTCGCCTCGAAGGCGCACGCGAAGGTGCTCAACAGGGCCGGGTTGCTTGACGACGACGACCTCGCGGTGATGCTCGCCGGCCTCGATCAGCTCGGCCGCGACGTGGCGGACGGCTCGTTCGGCCCGCTGCCCTCCGATGAGGACGTGCACGGCGCGATGGAGCGCGGCCTCATCGACCGCGTCGGCCCCGAGGTCGGCGGCCGCCTGCGCGCCGGACGCTCCCGCAACGACCAGGTCGCCGCGATGTTTCGCATGTGGCTGCGCGATGCGTTGCGCGGCGTTGCGCAGGACGTCTGCGACCTCGTCGACGCGATCGTCGCGCAGGCGGAGGCGCACCCGGACGCGATCATGCCGGGCAAAACGCACTTCCAGGCCGCGCAGCCGATCCTGCTCGCGCACTCGCTGCTCGCGCACGCCCAGCCGCTGCTGCGCGACCTCGAGCGCATCCGCGACTGCGACAAGCGCCTCGCCGTCTCCCCGTACGGCTCCGGCGCGCTCGCGGGCTCGTCGCTCCACCTCGACCCGGAGGCGATCGCCGCTGAGCTCGGATTCGATTCTGCGACCGACAACTCGCTCGACGGCACCGCCTCGCGCGATTTCGCCGCGGAGGCCGCTTACGTGCTCACCCAGATCGCGATCGACGTGTCCCGCTTCGCCGAGGAGATCATCGCCTGGTCCACGCCGGAGTTCGGCTACGTCACGCTCGACGATGCCTGGTCTACCGGCTCGTCGATCATGCCGCAGAAGAAGAACCCGGACGTCCCGGAGCTCGCCCGCGGCAAGGCCGGACGCTTGATCGGCAACCTCGCCGGCCTGCTGGCCACGCTCAAGGCCATGCCGCTCGCGTACAACCGCGACCTGCAGGAGGACAAGGAGCCGGTGATCGACTCGGTCACCCAGCTGTCCATCCTCCTGCCCGCGTTCACCGGCTTGGTGTCCACGCTGGAGTTCCACGAGGACCGGATGCGCGAGCTCGCGCCCGCCGGGTTCACGCTCGCGACCGACCTCGCGGAGTGGATGGTGCGCCAGGGCGTGCCGTTCCGGGAGGCGCACGAGGCGTCCGGGGCGTGCGTGCGCATCGCGGAGGCCAGGGGCGTTGACCTGGTGGATTTGACGGACGAGGAACTGGCAAGCGTCGATACGCGTCTGCGCCCCGAGGTGCGGGAGGTGCTCACCGTCGACGGCGCGGTGGCCTCGCGCGACACGCGCGGCGGAACCGCGAAACCGCGCGTCGAAGAGCAGCGCGAGCGCGTGCGGGAGGCGAACGCCGAGGCGCGCGCGTGGGCGGAAACGCCGGTGCGTTCGAAATAG
- a CDS encoding substrate-binding domain-containing protein: MNRLPRLITGLFAGLLSVLLVAGCSTPLDSGNGKPGEKADLTIVAATELKDLKDLVDKGSRELGFSIELQFPGGTLDNSQDLSRGRFDGQVDATWFATNRYVNLIGASDKLADETKIATSPVAFGVWEESAKRLGWDAKQPTWAEFAKAAEAGEFTFGMTDPSSSNSGFSALVAVATALADTGEAITTGDLERVSPAMKGLFEAQSLVSGSSGWLAEAFVNDPGRADAIVNYESTLHQLRSQGKPIEVVVPADGVISADYPLSTLAAPAHGDASERVRALSEWLLAHQDDIASSYRRPVTQVGNLPPEIAQQQVIELPFPANQGVVNELIYAYNNSYRKPGTTTFVLDTSGSMDGRRISSLKDIMHSLIDGSASTLTGDVSLRDRENVTMWAFDTSPGTPVTVRFQRDNPASANELNSYIDGLNASGNTAMYQTLLAALKATDPAEGIPSIVLLSDGADTMGPNFSQFRKEYNALPAAQRSIPVFVILYGDANEKEMRGLAELTGGEVFDAFGGDLARAFKEIRGFQ, encoded by the coding sequence GTGAACCGCCTCCCCAGACTCATCACGGGCCTGTTCGCTGGCCTGCTGTCGGTGCTCCTCGTTGCCGGGTGCTCGACGCCGCTCGACTCGGGCAACGGGAAGCCCGGCGAGAAGGCCGACCTGACCATCGTCGCGGCCACCGAGCTCAAGGACCTCAAGGACCTCGTCGATAAGGGGTCGCGCGAGCTGGGCTTCTCCATCGAGCTCCAGTTCCCGGGCGGGACGCTGGACAACTCGCAGGACTTGAGCCGCGGCAGGTTCGACGGCCAGGTCGACGCGACCTGGTTTGCCACGAACCGCTACGTCAACCTCATCGGTGCCTCCGACAAGCTCGCCGACGAGACCAAAATCGCCACGAGCCCCGTCGCGTTCGGCGTCTGGGAGGAGAGCGCGAAGCGCCTCGGGTGGGACGCAAAGCAGCCGACGTGGGCGGAGTTCGCCAAGGCCGCCGAGGCAGGCGAGTTCACGTTCGGCATGACCGACCCGTCGTCGTCGAACTCCGGGTTCTCGGCGCTCGTCGCCGTCGCGACCGCGCTTGCGGACACCGGCGAGGCCATCACGACGGGCGACCTCGAGCGCGTCTCGCCGGCGATGAAGGGGCTGTTCGAGGCGCAGTCGCTCGTCTCGGGGTCCTCCGGCTGGCTCGCGGAGGCCTTCGTCAACGACCCGGGCCGCGCCGACGCCATCGTCAACTACGAGTCCACGCTGCACCAACTGCGCTCCCAGGGCAAGCCGATCGAGGTGGTTGTGCCCGCCGACGGCGTCATCTCTGCGGACTACCCGCTGTCCACGCTCGCCGCGCCCGCGCACGGCGACGCGTCGGAACGCGTCCGCGCCCTCTCCGAGTGGCTCCTCGCGCACCAGGACGACATCGCCTCGTCGTACCGCCGACCCGTGACCCAAGTTGGCAACCTTCCCCCGGAGATCGCCCAGCAGCAGGTCATCGAGCTGCCGTTCCCCGCGAACCAGGGCGTCGTCAACGAGCTGATCTACGCGTACAACAACTCGTACCGCAAGCCCGGCACCACCACGTTCGTCCTGGACACATCCGGCTCCATGGACGGCAGGCGGATCAGCTCGCTGAAGGACATCATGCACTCGCTTATCGACGGCTCCGCCTCGACCCTCACCGGAGACGTTTCCCTGCGCGACCGGGAGAATGTGACGATGTGGGCCTTCGACACGTCGCCCGGCACCCCGGTGACTGTGCGATTCCAGCGGGACAACCCCGCGAGCGCCAACGAGCTGAATTCGTACATCGACGGGTTGAACGCCAGCGGGAATACCGCGATGTACCAGACGTTGCTCGCCGCCTTGAAGGCGACGGATCCCGCCGAAGGTATTCCGTCGATAGTCTTGCTCAGCGACGGCGCCGATACGATGGGCCCGAACTTCTCCCAGTTCCGCAAGGAGTACAACGCCCTGCC